In one window of Rhinopithecus roxellana isolate Shanxi Qingling chromosome 15, ASM756505v1, whole genome shotgun sequence DNA:
- the LOC104656765 gene encoding interferon-induced transmembrane protein 3-like translates to MIKEEHCVKSAMTHIRSETSAPDHVVWSLFNTLFMNPCCLGFIAFASSVKSRDRKMVGDLTGAQACASTAKCLNIWALTVGIFVTTALTILSPVVL, encoded by the exons ATGATCAAGGAGGAGCACTGTGTGAAGTCAGCCATGACCCACATCCGCAGCGAGACCTCCGCGCCCGACCATGTCGTCTGGTCCCTGTTCAACACCCTCTTCATGAACCCCTGCTGCCTGGGCTTCATAGCATTCGCCTCCTCCGTGAAG TCTAGGGACAGGAAGATGGTTGGCGACCTGACTGGAGCCCAGGCCTGTGCCTCCACCGCCAAGTGCCTGAACATCTGGGCCCTGACTGTGGGCATCTTTGTGACGACTGCACTCACCATCCTTTCACCAGTAGTTCTGTGA